A window of the Procambarus clarkii isolate CNS0578487 chromosome 19, FALCON_Pclarkii_2.0, whole genome shotgun sequence genome harbors these coding sequences:
- the LOC138366431 gene encoding uncharacterized protein: MTKGQNGMTKRQNGMTKRQNGMTKGQNGMTKGQNGMTKRQNGMTKGQNGMTKRQNGMTKRQNGMTKGQNGMTKGQNSMTKGQNGMTKRQNGMTKGRNGMTKRQNGMTKGQNGMTKRQNGMTKTQNGMTKGRNSMTKGQNGMTKRQNSMTKRQNGMTKGQNGMTKRQNGMTKGQNGMTKRQNGMTKGQNGMTKGQSGMTKRQNGMTKGQNGMTKGQNGKRKVNNALKNINTERITELF, encoded by the coding sequence ATGACAAAGGGACAGAATGGCATGACAAAGAGACAGAATGGCATGACAAAGAGACAGAATGGCATGACAAAGGGACAGAATGGCATGACAAAGGGACAGAATGGCATGACAAAGAGACAGAATGGCATGACAAAGGGACAGAATGGCATGACAAAGAGACAGAATGGCATGACAAAGAGACAGAATGGCATGACAAAGGGACAGAATGGCATGACAAAGGGACAGAATAGCATGACAAAGGGACAGAATGGCATGACAAAGAGACAGAATGGCATGACAAAGGGACGGAATGGCATGACAAAGAGACAGAATGGCATGACAAAGGGACAGAATGGCATGACAAAGAGACAGAATGGCATGACAAAGACACAGAATGGCATGACAAAGGGACGGAATAGCATGACAAAGGGACAGAATGGCATGACAAAGAGACAGAATAGCATGACAAAGAGACAGAATGGCATGACAAAGGGACAGAATGGCATGACAAAGAGACAGAATGGCATGACAAAGGGACAGAATGGCATGACAAAGAGACAGAATGGCATGACAAAGGGACAGAATGGCATGACAAAGGGACAGAGTGGCATGACAAAGAGACAGAATGGCATGACAAAGGGACAGAATGGCATGACAAAGGGACAGAATGGCAAGAGGAAAGTTAATAACGCGTTAAAAAATATTAACACAGAAAGGATCACGGAACTGTTTTGA
- the LOC138366430 gene encoding uncharacterized protein — protein MTAEDTAEETAEKTAEKTAEKTAEMTAEDTAEDTAEETAEKTAEKTAEMAAEGQTKGQNGMTKRQNGMTKRQNGMTKRQNGMTKGRNGMTKGRNGMTKGRNGMTKGQNGMTKRQNGTTKRQNGMTKGQNGMTKGQNGMTKRQNGMTKGQNGMTKRQNGMTKGQNGMTKRQNGMTKRQNGMTKGQNGMTKGQNSMTKGQNGMTKRQNGMTKGRNGMTKRQNGMTKGQNGMTKGQNGMTKRQNGMTKGQNGMTKRQNGMTKGQNGMTKRQNGMTKRQNGMTKGQNGMTKGQNSMTKGQNGMTKRQNGMTKRQNGMTKRQNGMTKGRNGMTKRQNGMAKGQNGMTKRQNGMTKTQNGMTKGRNSMTKGQNGMTKRQNSMTKRQNGMTKGQNGMTKRQNGLTKGQNGMTKGQNGMTKRQNGMTKGQNGMTKRQNGMTKRQNGMTKGQNGMTKGQNGMTKRQNDMTKGQNGMTKRQNGMTKRQNGMTKGQNGMTKGQNGMTKGQNGMTKGQNGMTKRQNGMTKG, from the coding sequence ATGACAGCAGAGGATACAGCAGAGGAGACAGCAGAGAAGACAGCAGAGAAGACAGCAGAGAAGACAGCAGAGATGACAGCAGAGGATACAGCAGAGGATACAGCAGAGGAGACAGCAGAGAAGACAGCAGAGAAGACAGCAGAGATGGCAGCAGAGGGACAGACAAAGGGACAGAATGGCATGACAAAGAGACAGAATGGCATGACAAAGAGACAGAATGGCATGACAAAGAGACAGAATGGCATGACAAAGGGACGGAATGGCATGACAAAGGGACGGAATGGCATGACAAAGGGACGGAATGGCATGACAAAGGGACAGAATGGCATGACAAAGAGACAGAATGGCACGACAAAGAGACAGAATGGCATGACAAAGGGACAGAATGGCATGACAAAAGGACAGAATGGCATGACAAAGAGACAGAATGGCATGACAAAGGGACAGAATGGCATGACAAAGAGACAGAATGGCATGACAAAGGGACAGAATGGCATGACAAAGAGACAGAATGGCATGACAAAGAGACAGAATGGCATGACAAAGGGACAGAATGGCATGACAAAGGGACAGAATAGCATGACAAAGGGACAGAATGGCATGACAAAGAGACAGAATGGCATGACAAAGGGACGGAATGGCATGACAAAGAGACAGAATGGCATGACAAAGGGACAGAATGGCATGACAAAAGGACAGAATGGCATGACAAAGAGACAGAATGGCATGACAAAGGGACAGAATGGCATGACAAAGAGACAGAATGGCATGACAAAGGGACAGAATGGCATGACAAAGAGACAGAATGGCATGACAAAGAGACAGAATGGCATGACAAAGGGACAGAATGGCATGACAAAGGGACAGAATAGCATGACAAAGGGACAGAATGGCATGACAAAGAGACAGAATGGCATGACAAAGAGACAGAATGGCATGACAAAGAGACAGAATGGCATGACAAAGGGACGGAATGGCATGACAAAGAGACAGAATGGCATGGCAAAGGGACAGAATGGCATGACAAAGAGACAGAATGGCATGACAAAGACACAGAATGGCATGACAAAGGGACGGAATAGCATGACAAAGGGACAGAATGGCATGACAAAGAGACAGAATAGCATGACAAAGAGACAGAATGGCATGACAAAGGGACAGAATGGCATGACAAAGAGACAGAATGGCTTGACAAAGGGACAGAATGGCATGACAAAGGGACAGAATGGCATGACAAAGAGACAGAATGGCATGACAAAGGGACAGAATGGCATGACAAAGAGACAGAATGGCATGACAAAGAGACAGAATGGCATGACAAAGGGACAGAATGGCATGACAAAGGGACAGAATGGCATGACAAAGAGACAGAATGACATGACAAAGGGACAGAATGGCATGACAAAGAGACAGAATGGCATGACAAAGAGACAGAATGGCATGACAAAGGGACAGAATGGCATGACAAAGGGACAGAATGGCATGACAAAGGGACAGAATGGCATGACAAAGGGACAGAATGGCATGACAAAGAGACAGAATGGCATGACAAAGGGATAG